One segment of Leptodactylus fuscus isolate aLepFus1 chromosome 7, aLepFus1.hap2, whole genome shotgun sequence DNA contains the following:
- the GABPB2 gene encoding GA-binding protein subunit beta-2 isoform X1, producing the protein MALDLGKRLLEAARNGEDDEVRQLMQNGAPFTTDWLGTSPLHLAAQYGHLSTVKVLLQAGISRDARTKVDRTPLHMAAFEGHALIVDLLIKNGANINAKDMLEMTALHWATEHNHQEVVDLLIKNGADVNIQSKFGKTPFDIALDRNYPELLITLQETMQGQGHIHIQPNTNTITVSSPQIILAPSMTTSTAGNGGTIEITNPNSVLATLAALAEASTPISGTNNTGGSTAELVSMDSVGQIMENGGQRVITIVTDGVQLGNLHGGFTTDHIRHPLLVTIQNGEQVVAIPEGEVIEEVVTEEDAPPAKRPRLVAVESAVKENMDNHHDENARKLLEQQLHEANVRAQEYRQQLLEKEQEAEEYRVRLENLARQHINGDSFTVVEDGDTIIISTEELQGTEITEIETVEHHCDIPMESVVM; encoded by the exons ATGGCGTTGGACCTGGGGAAGAGGTTACTAGAAGCGGCTCGCAACGGAGAAGACGATGAAGTGCGGCAGCTGATGCAGAACGGGGCGCCATTCACCACTGACTGG CTGGGGACGTCTCCTCTCCATCTCGCGGCCCAGTACGGTCACCTCTCTACGGTGAAAGTTCTGCTCCAAGCAGGGATCAGCAGAGATGCCCGAACAAAGGTGGACAGGACTCCCCTACACATGGCGGCCTTCGAGGGACACGCTCTCATCGTGGATCTGCTGATCAAG AATGGAGCGAACATCAACGCTAAGGACATGCTGGAAATGACGGCGCTGCACTGGGCGACGGAGCACAATCACCAGGAAGTGGTGGACCTGCTCATAAAGAACGGGGCTGACGTCAACATTCAGAGCAAGTTCGGAAAAACGCCGTTTGATATCGCCCTAGACAGAAACTACCCCGAGTTACTGATAACCTTACAG GAAACCATGCAGGGACAGGGTCACATCCACATCCAGCCAAATACCAATACCATCACCGTCTCATCACCACAGATCATCCTGGCGCCCAGTATGACAACCTCCACAG CTGGCAATGGGGGCACCATTGAAATTACTAACCCCAACTCTGTTCTTGCCACTCTGGCAGCGCTCGCAGAGGCGTCCACTCCTATCTCAGGCACTAACAATACTGGTG GTTCCACTGCTGAACTCGTGTCAATGGACTCCGTCGGGCAGATCATGGAGAACGGAGGTCAGAGGGTCATCACCATTGTGACAGATGGTGTACAACTCGGTAACTTACACGGGGGCTTTACCACAGATCACATCCGACATCCGCTCCTAGTGACCATTCAAAATGGAGAACAAG TTGTCGCCATTCCCGAAGGAGAGGTAATAGAAGAGGTGGTTACGGAGGAGGACGCTCCACCCGCCAAAAGACCTCGTCTGGTAGCGGTGGAAAGTGCTGTTAAAGAGAATATG GACAATCACCACGATGAGAACGCCAGGAAACTATTAGAACAGCAGCTGCATGAGGCGAACGTCCGGGCCCAGGAATACCGGCAGCAGCTCCTGGAGAAGGAACAGGAGGCGGAGGAATACCGGGTCAGGCTGGAGAACCTGGCCCGTCAACATATCAATGGGGACAGCTTTACCGTGGTGGAGGACGGAGACACCATCATTATCTCCACCGAGGAGTTACAGGGCACAGAAATAACCGAGATAGAGACGGTGGAACATCACTGCGACATTCCCATGGAAAGTGTTGTCATGTGA
- the GABPB2 gene encoding GA-binding protein subunit beta-2 isoform X2 — protein MALDLGKRLLEAARNGEDDEVRQLMQNGAPFTTDWLGTSPLHLAAQYGHLSTVKVLLQAGISRDARTKVDRTPLHMAAFEGHALIVDLLIKNGANINAKDMLEMTALHWATEHNHQEVVDLLIKNGADVNIQSKFGKTPFDIALDRNYPELLITLQETMQGQGHIHIQPNTNTITVSSPQIILAPSMTTSTAGNGGTIEITNPNSVLATLAALAEASTPISGTNNTGSTAELVSMDSVGQIMENGGQRVITIVTDGVQLGNLHGGFTTDHIRHPLLVTIQNGEQVVAIPEGEVIEEVVTEEDAPPAKRPRLVAVESAVKENMDNHHDENARKLLEQQLHEANVRAQEYRQQLLEKEQEAEEYRVRLENLARQHINGDSFTVVEDGDTIIISTEELQGTEITEIETVEHHCDIPMESVVM, from the exons ATGGCGTTGGACCTGGGGAAGAGGTTACTAGAAGCGGCTCGCAACGGAGAAGACGATGAAGTGCGGCAGCTGATGCAGAACGGGGCGCCATTCACCACTGACTGG CTGGGGACGTCTCCTCTCCATCTCGCGGCCCAGTACGGTCACCTCTCTACGGTGAAAGTTCTGCTCCAAGCAGGGATCAGCAGAGATGCCCGAACAAAGGTGGACAGGACTCCCCTACACATGGCGGCCTTCGAGGGACACGCTCTCATCGTGGATCTGCTGATCAAG AATGGAGCGAACATCAACGCTAAGGACATGCTGGAAATGACGGCGCTGCACTGGGCGACGGAGCACAATCACCAGGAAGTGGTGGACCTGCTCATAAAGAACGGGGCTGACGTCAACATTCAGAGCAAGTTCGGAAAAACGCCGTTTGATATCGCCCTAGACAGAAACTACCCCGAGTTACTGATAACCTTACAG GAAACCATGCAGGGACAGGGTCACATCCACATCCAGCCAAATACCAATACCATCACCGTCTCATCACCACAGATCATCCTGGCGCCCAGTATGACAACCTCCACAG CTGGCAATGGGGGCACCATTGAAATTACTAACCCCAACTCTGTTCTTGCCACTCTGGCAGCGCTCGCAGAGGCGTCCACTCCTATCTCAGGCACTAACAATACTG GTTCCACTGCTGAACTCGTGTCAATGGACTCCGTCGGGCAGATCATGGAGAACGGAGGTCAGAGGGTCATCACCATTGTGACAGATGGTGTACAACTCGGTAACTTACACGGGGGCTTTACCACAGATCACATCCGACATCCGCTCCTAGTGACCATTCAAAATGGAGAACAAG TTGTCGCCATTCCCGAAGGAGAGGTAATAGAAGAGGTGGTTACGGAGGAGGACGCTCCACCCGCCAAAAGACCTCGTCTGGTAGCGGTGGAAAGTGCTGTTAAAGAGAATATG GACAATCACCACGATGAGAACGCCAGGAAACTATTAGAACAGCAGCTGCATGAGGCGAACGTCCGGGCCCAGGAATACCGGCAGCAGCTCCTGGAGAAGGAACAGGAGGCGGAGGAATACCGGGTCAGGCTGGAGAACCTGGCCCGTCAACATATCAATGGGGACAGCTTTACCGTGGTGGAGGACGGAGACACCATCATTATCTCCACCGAGGAGTTACAGGGCACAGAAATAACCGAGATAGAGACGGTGGAACATCACTGCGACATTCCCATGGAAAGTGTTGTCATGTGA